In Chryseobacterium sp. C-71, the genomic window GAAAGGAGATGACTATGCTACATTCAGGAGTCAAAATGAATATTTTAAATATTATACTTTAGAATCTAAAATTTGAGACGGATAAAAAATACATGAAAATACAAACGTTTTTAAATACTGCTATAATTTATTTAATAATTATAACGAACCAAACTAAAGCTCAAGAAACTATTGTGGAGGTAAAATCTAAAGTTGTTAAAATAGATTCTACTAAATCATTTTATATTATAGATATAGGTTTGAGAAAGGACAAAGGAATTTTTATCATTTCTAAGACATGTAATAACTATTTTTTGAAGCAAATGAAAATCAAAAAAAATATTGAGTATATCTTTAAATTCAGATCCAGACGACATAATCCTAATAATACCTTTCTTCCAAACAAGGATTTAATTTTTGAGTATGCTGATCGAAAAATTGTTTGGAACAATAAGATGAAAAAGTCATTTTATGAAGAATGTTTAAATATGTGTGGTTTATTTATTGAAAATCAATGATTTTTCTCGTTCCGAAAAGTCGCCGCTGCGCAAAGTCTTCCGACTTTGAGCACTTAGTATCTCCGCTGCCACCCGAATCCTCTGCTCCGCAAAATCCTCTGCTGTGCAAAGACTTTGAGCAAATGTGAATTTGCGAAGTATAATAATTATAATAAAGATTGATAGCTAAACGAAAGATATGGGAATATTACAACAAAGAGGAATTAAATTAGTTAAAAAAACAGTTAATGGATACACTTTTAAAACTGCGGAAACTGATGATTGGGATATGGTACATATAAAAGCTTTTACTGATACTAAAATTCTTGAGGAAATTATTCAAAACCTTGACTTAGCAATTGCAGGTCACTATGATCAAATTAACGATACAGGTTTAACAAATAAATATGATGACATTGCTTTTATTGAACCCAACGGGATAGAATATTGGGATCAAGATGCTCAGAATAAATATACTTTTACATGCTCATTAGAGGATTTTAGAGCATTATGTATAGAGTGGCTAAATTTTCTAAAAGCTAGATAATTTATATTATAGGTATGAGTGTTTAATATATAATGCTTTAGTTAACGAATCAACCGCTGCGCAAAGTTTCCCGACTTTGAGCCATTTATATCAAATAGTAAACGTAATCACACAAATCTTTCTTTCACTACCATTAATTTCTCAAAATGAGACCTACCCAAAAAACTTTAATTAAATTTGTCTTCAAGAAATTATTCCAATGCAAAAACACATTCTTTTATTAGCGGTTCTGTTAGGGTTTTCTATCAATGCCCAGCAAAAAACCTATTGTAACCCCATAAACATCGATTACGGTTATACGCCTTTTGAAGTCTTTTCAAAACAGGGAAAGCACCGTGCAACAGCCGATCCGGTAATTGTTAACTTTCAGAAAAAACTTTTTCTGTTTTCTACCAATCAGGAAGGGTATTGGCACAGCGACAATATGCTTGACTGGAAATTTGTCAAAAGAAAATTCCTTAGAGACAATAAATACACCCACGATCTGAATGCTCCTGCAGTTTGGGCAATGAAAGATACTTTATACGTGTACGGCTCAACCTGGGAATCTGATTTCCCGATCTGGAAATCTACAAACCCAACTGTGGACGATTGGAAAATTGCCGTTGATACTTTAAAAGTTGGAGCTTGGGATCCTGCTTTTCATTATGATGAAGATAAAAATAAACTGTATTTGTATTGGGGGTCAAGCAACGAGTGGCCGCTTTTGGGAACAGAAGTGAAAGTAAAAAACCTGCAGTCTGAAGGTTTTGTAAAGCCTATTTTAAGACTGAAACCTGAAGATCATGGTTGGGAAAGATTTGGTGAATATAATGATAATGTTTTTCTGCAACCGTTTGTAGAAGGAGCTTGGGTAACGAAGTATAAAGACAAATATTATATGCAGTACGGTGCTCCGGCAACAGAATTCAGCGGTTATTCTGACGGAGTGTATGTTTCAAAAAATCCTTTAGAAGGTTACGAATATCAGCAGCATAATCCATTTTCTTACAAACCGGGAGGGTTTGCAAGAGGAGCGGGACACGGAGCTACGTTTGAGGATAATTTTAAAAACTGGTGGCACGTTTCAACGATTTTTATTTCCACTAAAAATAATTTCGAAAGACGTTTAGGAATCTGGCCTGCAGGTTTTGATAAGGATGATGTGATGTACACCAACACGGCTTACGGAGATTATCCGACTTTACTTCCTCAATTTGCACAAGGAAAAGATTTCTCAAAAGGACTTTTCACCAATTGGATGTTGCTGAATTATAACAAACCCGTTCAGGTTTCATCCACTTTAGGTGGCTATCATTCTAATAATGCGGTGGATGAAGATATCAAAACGTATTGGAGTGCAAAAACCGGAAATTCAGGAGAGTGGTTTCAGACTGATTTAGGTGAAGTCTCTACCATTAATGCCATTCAGGTCAATTATGCCGATCAGGATGTAGAATTTATGGGAAAAACTGAAGGGAAAATGCATCAGTATAAAATCCTAGGTTCTAATGACGGCAAAAAATGGAAGGCTATTGTCGATAAAAGCAAAAACACCAAAGACGTACCTCACGATTATGTAGAATTAGAAAAACCAGCCGAAGCAAGATATTTAAAAATGGAAAACCTCAAAATGCCGACAGGAAAGTTTGCACTAAGCGGTTTCAGAGTATTCGGAAAAGGAGCGGGAACGAAACCCGGAAAAGTTCAAGGATTTGTTCCGTTAAGAGCTGATGCGAAAAAATATGGTGAGAGAAGAAGCATCTGGATGAAATGGCAACAAAACTCTGAAGCTGACGGTTATGTTATTTATTGGGGGAAATCTCCTGACAAGTTATATGGAAGCATCATGGTGTACGGTAAAAACGAATATTTCTTCACTGGAGCAGACAGAGTAGACTCTTATTATTTCCAGATTGAAGCGTTTAATGCTAATGGAATTTCTGAGAGAACAGAGGTTGTGAAGTCTGAATGATTTTAAAATTCGTAAAAATATTTATGCTAATTAGCTAAGGCGCTTTGAAATTTTCAAAGCGTTTTTTTATTTGATTTGTTTCAGAAATTCATCAATTTTTTTAATTAAAAAAGGTGCATTTTTTTCATTCGTCCAATCAAGATGCCCACCGTGAAATTCGAAAGATTGATTTGAAACTTCATTTTTATTTAAAACTGAATCTAAAATTCCTTTTTGTGATAATGGAATAACCTGATCATTATTTCCATAGAAAGAGAGAGTCGGAGGAGAATTTTTATTTACCCAATAAACAGGACTCGCAAAATTTCCTATAGAAATTCCTTTTGGAATTGCTGCAGGATCAACCAAATGATTTTCAACAAACGAATAATCTGAATAGTTTTTAAAATTAGGATCTGATAAATCTGATGGTCCTACAATATTCACCACAGCTTTTATTCTGTCTTTTTCATCGAAGCGATAAGAATAAAGCATTGCCAAATGCCCGCCCGCACTGTTCCCAAGAAGAATAAACTTCGATTTAATCGGTGTAATGCCAACTAAATAGTCAATCGCTTTTTGGATGTCATCAGTCTGATTCGAGAGTGCGAAGCTTGTTTCAGTTGCAAGTCTATAGTTGATGTTCGCAAAAGCACTTTGAGGAAATCTCTTCATCATTGATAGTGTGAAGTAGGTAAGGTCAGATTTCTTTCCTGCTTTCCAGCCTCCGCCATGAATAATTATGAAAATTGTTTTTACAGAATCTCTATTTTTCGGAATATAAAGATCCATTTTCTGTTCGGGATCGTTACCGTAAGAGATATCCATTTGTTGATCAAATGTAATGTCTTTGCTAATCGTTATTGTTTTTTCTTTACAGCTAAACAATACAATTAAACATAAAAATGCGAAAAATTTATTCATACTTAAATATAAACGAAACCCACCAATTTCTTGGCAGGTTTCTGTACAAAATAAAATATATGAAGATTGAATGTTAACGTGTTCTGCTTTTGATGGCGTCTGATGCGCCTTCGATGTCTCTCACCTTTTTTACTTTCTGGTTTCCGAAATTGTATGTGATGCTGAAAGTTCCGCCTCTTCTGAATTGGTCGTTTCTTACATAATTGTAATTTCCGTTGGCCTGATAATCTTCGATTTCTACGATGTTTGTTCTTAAGACATCATTTAAGTTTAAAGCAAACGTCCAGTCGTTCCAATTTTTCTTGATGCTTAAATCTAAACTCATCAGGTTATTCAACATTCCCAATTCGATTTGCTGTTTGTCTACGAAGAAATAATTAACGCCTAAAAACCAGGTTTTCTTTTTATCTAAACGGATGGTGTTGTTGGTTTGAATGACAATACTTGATGATTTTCTATCGTTAATGTAGGTATCAAAAACCTGCCCTGTTGTTGGATCTGTATTCAAAGTACCTTTATTGATGTTATGTTGTACACCGATATTGAAATTTGTTGTTAGGTATTGATTGAAGAATGTTTTCTGCATTCCCAGCATTGCAGACATTTCCTGTTTGTCTCCAAAATTGGTTCTGATGTAAGCCAATTGTCGATATGTTACACCATCTCTTACAATATCTCTCTGTAGCGGAACCTGAGTGATAACATCTTTAAAATAAGAATGATTCAGAATCAGGAAATAAGAATTTTTAAACATATAAGTCAATTCCTGATTATAGGTGGATGAAGCTTTTACGAAAGGGTTATTTTGGGTGTAATTATCCTGTGTAAGAATGTTTTTCACAGGATTCAGTTCCCAGAAACTTGGTCTTCTCATTCTGCTTGAAAATGCGTAGGAGATATTATTTTTGTCATTGATGGCGTAGTTAAAGCTCAAGTATGGTAGTAAATTATTATAGTTTCTTTCAAACTCTTGCATCGGTTGATCCGGAATTTCAGAAGTACCCAAACTTTTTGTGATTTCATATCTTGCTCCAACTTTTCCTGAAAATTTATCAGAAAACTTTTTCTCAAATGTAAGATAAGCACCATAGATTTTTTCGTCATAGATGAAATGATTAAGGTCTGCTTTAGCGCTTTCCAGATTTCCATTTTCATCATAGTAGTTGAAAAAGTTTTTTGTGTCGTTATCTGTTTGAGTAGCATTGAAGTTCCCTCCGATAGAAATAGTCAGGTCTTTTTTAAATTTCTGAATATAATCTACTGTGCTTGAAAAGTTGTTGACAATCTGAGGAATATCCTGAATTACATTTTGTCTGTACTGATCAAAAGCTCCGGAAGGTCTTTGTACCAAGGTTCTGTTGTCAGAATTTTGAAATCTTTTATAGATAAGGTAAGCCGCGTTCAGATTAAGTTTGCTTCCTAAAGAATCTGTTTTTAACTCGTAGTTTAAGTTTACCGAATTATTATAATTTCTTGCATTTTCAATATTGCTGGAACGGGTAATATCTGTTTTTGATAGGCTTCCGTCTGCTTTATAAACATTTAAAGTATTTAAAAGTTCAACAGTAGAGCCATAACTTTTGTTTGCCCAAGAATTCCATGATAATGCTAAATTGCTTTTATCATTTAACTGATAATCAAAGTTCAGGTATCCGCCTAAATTTTTGTTAGGATCGTCAATATCTCCAATTGACTCATTTTTTACTAAGTCTGTTCCGTTTTTCAAAATGTAGCTTTGAGCCTGAATATTTTCACCTCCGCTCAGGTTTGCGCTGATTCCCAATTTATCTTTTCTGTAATTAGCAGAGAAACTTGCAGAACTGCCATTGTATTTATTCTGAGAATTAGACATTCTCATGTTTCCGTTAAGCCCGTCGCTCATCTTCTTTTTCAGGACGATATTAATAATTCCGTCTGAAGATTCTACTTGGAACTCACTTCCTGGCACTGTAATCACTTCAATTTTCTGAATATTCTCAGCAGGTGTGTTTTTTAGAAATTGTGTAACAGATTCTGCATCCATATTGGTTTTTCTACCGTTGATGTAGATCAGCGCATTATTTTTTCCTGCAATTTTCAAAGTTTTATCATCGGTTGTAGAAAGCAGGGGAGTTTGTCTCAAGAGATCAAAAGTTGTGTTTCCTTTGGTAACAGGTGAAGCGGCAACGTCATAAACGAAACGGTCACTTTGTTTTTTGAAGACTTGCTTAGTCAATACAACTTCTTCTATTTTTTTAGTTTTTAGAGAATCTGTTTTTTTTTCTTGGGCAAATGTCAATCCGGTGAAAAATATAGCTGCGATGAGTAGTGGCGTTTTCATGAGTTTACTTTTTAATTAGTTTAGAAGCTTGTATCTGTTATTATTTTACATTGCAAAGATATGTAATAAATTTAGTATCATGCAATACAAAGTAGTAAAAATGTTTTGATTTTATTTATAACTAATTGATTGCTAGTTGTTAAAATTTAAATTAAAATTTTCCTTACTTTGAGTTTCTACATAATAAGACAACTGTAACAAGAGTTTTGTTACAGCACAATGTGTGTTTCTTTTAAAATTTAATTATTCTCTGTCGAAACGAGCCAGCTTTTTGTCAATCCAAATGGTGGCAAAAGGAAAAAATGCGGAGATCAGTGCAAAGACTGTGTCTTCATCATCCCAAGTATAGATTTTTCGTATAGAAGGTAAGAACAAAAGGTATAATGTGAAAAACAATCCATGAATGCTCCCAATAACACTGATATAGATGATAGGGAAAATACCTTCCGGATCAACACGGATCCAGATCATGGCTGTAAAAAGGAAAAACCAAGATATGGCTTCCGCCAAACAGATTTGCTTAAACCATTTAATGACTTTATCCTGAGGATATTTTGAGAAA contains:
- a CDS encoding outer membrane beta-barrel family protein encodes the protein MKTPLLIAAIFFTGLTFAQEKKTDSLKTKKIEEVVLTKQVFKKQSDRFVYDVAASPVTKGNTTFDLLRQTPLLSTTDDKTLKIAGKNNALIYINGRKTNMDAESVTQFLKNTPAENIQKIEVITVPGSEFQVESSDGIINIVLKKKMSDGLNGNMRMSNSQNKYNGSSASFSANYRKDKLGISANLSGGENIQAQSYILKNGTDLVKNESIGDIDDPNKNLGGYLNFDYQLNDKSNLALSWNSWANKSYGSTVELLNTLNVYKADGSLSKTDITRSSNIENARNYNNSVNLNYELKTDSLGSKLNLNAAYLIYKRFQNSDNRTLVQRPSGAFDQYRQNVIQDIPQIVNNFSSTVDYIQKFKKDLTISIGGNFNATQTDNDTKNFFNYYDENGNLESAKADLNHFIYDEKIYGAYLTFEKKFSDKFSGKVGARYEITKSLGTSEIPDQPMQEFERNYNNLLPYLSFNYAINDKNNISYAFSSRMRRPSFWELNPVKNILTQDNYTQNNPFVKASSTYNQELTYMFKNSYFLILNHSYFKDVITQVPLQRDIVRDGVTYRQLAYIRTNFGDKQEMSAMLGMQKTFFNQYLTTNFNIGVQHNINKGTLNTDPTTGQVFDTYINDRKSSSIVIQTNNTIRLDKKKTWFLGVNYFFVDKQQIELGMLNNLMSLDLSIKKNWNDWTFALNLNDVLRTNIVEIEDYQANGNYNYVRNDQFRRGGTFSITYNFGNQKVKKVRDIEGASDAIKSRTR
- a CDS encoding DUF3817 domain-containing protein; its protein translation is MEFLENLFSKYPQDKVIKWFKQICLAEAISWFFLFTAMIWIRVDPEGIFPIIYISVIGSIHGLFFTLYLLFLPSIRKIYTWDDEDTVFALISAFFPFATIWIDKKLARFDRE
- a CDS encoding discoidin domain-containing protein: MQKHILLLAVLLGFSINAQQKTYCNPINIDYGYTPFEVFSKQGKHRATADPVIVNFQKKLFLFSTNQEGYWHSDNMLDWKFVKRKFLRDNKYTHDLNAPAVWAMKDTLYVYGSTWESDFPIWKSTNPTVDDWKIAVDTLKVGAWDPAFHYDEDKNKLYLYWGSSNEWPLLGTEVKVKNLQSEGFVKPILRLKPEDHGWERFGEYNDNVFLQPFVEGAWVTKYKDKYYMQYGAPATEFSGYSDGVYVSKNPLEGYEYQQHNPFSYKPGGFARGAGHGATFEDNFKNWWHVSTIFISTKNNFERRLGIWPAGFDKDDVMYTNTAYGDYPTLLPQFAQGKDFSKGLFTNWMLLNYNKPVQVSSTLGGYHSNNAVDEDIKTYWSAKTGNSGEWFQTDLGEVSTINAIQVNYADQDVEFMGKTEGKMHQYKILGSNDGKKWKAIVDKSKNTKDVPHDYVELEKPAEARYLKMENLKMPTGKFALSGFRVFGKGAGTKPGKVQGFVPLRADAKKYGERRSIWMKWQQNSEADGYVIYWGKSPDKLYGSIMVYGKNEYFFTGADRVDSYYFQIEAFNANGISERTEVVKSE
- a CDS encoding alpha/beta hydrolase; this translates as MNKFFAFLCLIVLFSCKEKTITISKDITFDQQMDISYGNDPEQKMDLYIPKNRDSVKTIFIIIHGGGWKAGKKSDLTYFTLSMMKRFPQSAFANINYRLATETSFALSNQTDDIQKAIDYLVGITPIKSKFILLGNSAGGHLAMLYSYRFDEKDRIKAVVNIVGPSDLSDPNFKNYSDYSFVENHLVDPAAIPKGISIGNFASPVYWVNKNSPPTLSFYGNNDQVIPLSQKGILDSVLNKNEVSNQSFEFHGGHLDWTNEKNAPFLIKKIDEFLKQIK